The proteins below are encoded in one region of Hemiscyllium ocellatum isolate sHemOce1 chromosome 3, sHemOce1.pat.X.cur, whole genome shotgun sequence:
- the LOC132807791 gene encoding uncharacterized protein LOC132807791, translated as MGGGGSKWRKVSAAAPGSIGEGTEAGGGQLPGQEGGGQHGAPRLCSGSTADSESSPSAAEQGGGVERELDRALAECWLAPAGQATPAASRRAGSHSSLGVRLGRAENGAAAAAGCQWESLLSCCTETVPGQHCDQTDPTAALSSTKLDLGNRNQPSPTYDLVTISTQDVKNNNLANGFYINGKNTSQNSTPILYDYFEEELMDSIVKEYS; from the exons ATGGGCGGCGGCGGCAGTAAATGGAGGAAGGTTTCAGCGGCAGCCCCGGGGTCCATCGGGGAGGGCACAGAGGCAGGGGGCGGTCAGCTGCCAGGGCAGGAGGGCGGAGGGCAGCACGGAGCGCCCCGTCTCTGCTCCGGGAGCACGGCAGACAGCGAGAGCTCGCCGTCTGCAGCCGAGCAAGGGGGCGGCGTCGAGCGGGAGCTGGACAGGGCGCTAGCCGAATGCTGGCTCGCCCCCGCGGGGCAGGCCACCCCCGCTGCCAGCCGCCGGGCGGGCTCCCACAGCAGCCTCGGTGTGCGGCTTGGCCGGGCTGAGAACggcgccgccgccgccgccggcTGCCAGTGGGAGTCGCTGCTGAGCTGCTGCACTGAGACCGTCCCGGGCCAGCACTGCGACCAGACAGACCCAACTGCAGCCCTGAGCTCCACTAAACTGGACCTGGGGAATAGGAACCAGCCCAGCCCTACATAC GATTTAGTAACGATAAGCACACAAGACGTAAAAAATAATAACTTGGCCAATGG ATTCTACATCAACGGAAAGAACACATCTCAGAACTCAACTCCAATTCTCTATGATTACTTTGAAGAGGAATTAATGGACAGTATTGTTAAAGAATACAGCTAA